Below is a window of Candidatus Cloacimonadota bacterium DNA.
ACTGTTTTATCGTTTATAAATCTGCCATTAATGAACACATATTGGGCATCGATAAGCTTATCTGAGCGTTCTTCCAGGCCAAAGATATAGCCACTAACAGCGTAAGTCTCTGCAGCAGCGTCAATTTCAATAATATCGTCATTGAAAAAGCTGGAGCCAAAAATCTCGCTCATGCGCTTGATGCGGGCGTTTCCGCCAATATAGTTTAGTTTTTCTTTGCTATCTGCTATTAGTTTAAAGCTTATATTGGGATAAATAATCGCTTGATAGTGGAAGTACTTGAGGATATGTCGCAATTCCACTGTTTCAGAGCGGAGAAACTTACGACGCGCGGGAAGACTTTTAAAAAGGCCTCTTACCCATATTGATGTTCCGGGGTTTGATGATGTTTTCATCACGTCCAGCAGCTTCCCATCGTTCATTTCTATTCTAAGGGCAACATCCAGATTTCTACTGCGAGTAAGAAGCGTGAATTTTGATACCGAAGCTATGGATGGTAAGGCTTCCCCCCTAAAACCAAGTGAGTTTATATGCACAATATCATCTACATTTCTGATTTTGCTGGTGGCGTGGCTTTCTAAGGCGAGCATAGCATCATCGGGCTCCATTCCTTCACCGTTATCAATAACTTGTATCATGTCTTTACCACCGTTTTCCACTATTACGGTTATGGAATCTGCACCGGAATCAATACTATTTTCCACAAGTTCTTTAACTACCGAGGCGGGTCTTTCAATTACTTCGCCAGCAGCTATTTTATTGCGTACGTTTTCCGAGAGAATGTTAATCTTGGGCATTTTAGTATCTGAATACCGATCCGTTGGTGAACTCACGGATTATGGAATTATAGGGCACATGAGCATCGTCGATATCTTTACAATGCGAAAGTAAACGCAATAAACGTCGGGATTCGGTATATGCAGATGAAGTGGAAGGGACACTTAATAGCATTTTCCAAGCGTGTTTTTTGAGCACACCAAGTTCGTAAGTTAAGCTGCTGTTAAACATGTAGTTTGCATTTTCTTGGAAAGGAAAGATGTTTTTTTCCTCTCCATCTCGAACATCACGCCAACGGACAATTGTTTCTTCGGCAGAATAACCACGATACTGATGGTCGCGGATAATGCGGCGCAGCAAACGGCAATCTGTAGTTGGTATTCGGTTATGATTATCAATATTTAGTTGATTTAACGCAGAAATATAGATGCGAGCCTTGCGATGCTCTGCAATGGCAGAGGTTAGTACATCGTTCAAACCGTGAATCCCTTCCATGATGATGATGTTATCTCTCTCCATCTTTACAAAGTGATTGCTACGGCGTCGTACTCCTCGTGTAAAGTCATAGTGAGGCAATTCAATTTGTTCGCCTTCCAAGAGCTGAGTTAGTTGCATATTAAGATAATCCAGATCGATGGAATGGATAGATTCAAAATCGTAATCTCCATCTTCTTTTCGGGGAGTGAGGTCTCTATTCAGAAAGTAATCGTCCATACCAATAACAAAAGGCTTGGCTTTACTTGCTTGCAACTGCACACTTAAGCGTTTGGCAAAGGTGGTTTTTCCAGATGAAGATGGTCCTGCAATCAGGATAAGCTTGATATCTTCTTGCTTAACAATATCTGCGGCGATTTCGGCAATCTTCTTCTCATGAAGCGCTTCTTCAACTAAGATAAATTGAGATATCTCGTAGTTAT
It encodes the following:
- the mutL gene encoding DNA mismatch repair endonuclease MutL, which codes for MPKINILSENVRNKIAAGEVIERPASVVKELVENSIDSGADSITVIVENGGKDMIQVIDNGEGMEPDDAMLALESHATSKIRNVDDIVHINSLGFRGEALPSIASVSKFTLLTRSRNLDVALRIEMNDGKLLDVMKTSSNPGTSIWVRGLFKSLPARRKFLRSETVELRHILKYFHYQAIIYPNISFKLIADSKEKLNYIGGNARIKRMSEIFGSSFFNDDIIEIDAAAETYAVSGYIFGLEERSDKLIDAQYVFINGRFINDKTV
- a CDS encoding nucleoside kinase codes for the protein MKIDIRLDGHKHSLVELDNARPISQILKGSGIDRSLVLSYKINHTEYVNEDYLPHGDSLINCITAKHPEGYRIYQDTAIFILTKALHTLLGDSHSMVAEHSIGDGVFCEVFNAEKFSKEDCVRIKAEMQRIIASDLPIDRIEVKTSEAIDIFNSMRRKDVLKNIKSHYSESVSIYRCGKYYDFFIRPLADRTSFITQFDIAYQEPGFILRFPSGKQMELKQPFVLPSKVFALHQEHDKWLDILRVHNISDINRLNDNYEISQFILVEEALHEKKIAEIAADIVKQEDIKLILIAGPSSSGKTTFAKRLSVQLQASKAKPFVIGMDDYFLNRDLTPRKEDGDYDFESIHSIDLDYLNMQLTQLLEGEQIELPHYDFTRGVRRRSNHFVKMERDNIIIMEGIHGLNDVLTSAIAEHRKARIYISALNQLNIDNHNRIPTTDCRLLRRIIRDHQYRGYSAEETIVRWRDVRDGEEKNIFPFQENANYMFNSSLTYELGVLKKHAWKMLLSVPSTSSAYTESRRLLRLLSHCKDIDDAHVPYNSIIREFTNGSVFRY